One region of Streptomyces leeuwenhoekii genomic DNA includes:
- a CDS encoding STAS domain-containing protein: MVTVQLRHNDVTVARLPDTVAFDTVTEPRPQLLALLEESDCRHLVLDMSSIDYFDSSGLAMLLGVRHRSRAAGAALTLAAPPPLISRMLDITQAITILTVAPSVHEALDTRHRTRRDDVQGADLG, translated from the coding sequence ATGGTGACGGTTCAATTGCGCCACAACGACGTGACCGTGGCCCGGCTGCCCGACACCGTCGCCTTCGACACCGTCACCGAGCCGCGCCCGCAGCTGCTGGCGCTGCTGGAGGAGAGCGACTGCCGCCACCTCGTGCTGGACATGTCCTCAATCGACTACTTCGACTCCTCCGGACTGGCCATGCTGCTGGGCGTGAGGCACCGAAGCCGGGCAGCCGGCGCCGCGCTCACCCTGGCCGCACCGCCCCCACTCATCAGCCGCATGCTGGACATCACCCAGGCCATCACCATCCTGACCGTGGCCCCTTCCGTCCACGAGGCACTGGACACACGCCACAGGACTCGCAGAGACGATGTCCAAGGAGCAGATCTGGGCTGA